The DNA region CAAAAACCTGCTCACCATGCAGACCGGATTAGAAACCACCAGCTTTTACAACTACGGCGCCTGGGTCAACAGTGATGACTGGGTATCTTTTGCCCTGAACCAGCCAATGGACGACCGTCCCGGTGGTGATATGAGGTACAGTACCGGCACTTCCCACTTGTTATCGGTAATCATCACCAAAGCAAGCGGCATGTCAACCAGGGCATTTGCCGAAAAATATCTATTCGGTCCACTTAATATACAGGCGGGTGGCTGGGATAGGGATCCGCAGGGATATTACATGGGAGGCAACAATCTGGCTTTGACCCCGGAGGCTATGTTGAAGCTGGGTCAGATGGTGCTGAATGGCGGGACCTGGAATGGCGATCGTATTATCTCAAAAGAGTGGTTGGCTGACTCGTTCAAAACCTACACACGCAGCAATTATAATCCGTATGACTATGGCTACATGTGGTGGAACCGCAAGGTTGCAGGATACGACACCTATTTTGCCTGGGGATATGGCGGACAGTATATTTTTATCATACCGGAACTGCAGGGAGTTGTGGTGATGATGTCATCGCTGGCAAA from Halalkalibaculum roseum includes:
- a CDS encoding serine hydrolase domain-containing protein → MVCSPLQGLQAQSAGIEEADSSLIPEVDSAGIENAVAEARDITSLRSLLIQQDGKLITERYFRSGTSNRAMNTKSASKSIISLLTGIAVDKGYIGSVEDRVSKYLPEYFESISDSAKHRITIKNLLTMQTGLETTSFYNYGAWVNSDDWVSFALNQPMDDRPGGDMRYSTGTSHLLSVIITKASGMSTRAFAEKYLFGPLNIQAGGWDRDPQGYYMGGNNLALTPEAMLKLGQMVLNGGTWNGDRIISKEWLADSFKTYTRSNYNPYDYGYMWWNRKVAGYDTYFAWGYGGQYIFIIPELQGVVVMMSSLANATQDRSYKEPVFDLLADEIIGGVLEKYPGTR